One Candidatus Binataceae bacterium DNA segment encodes these proteins:
- a CDS encoding Rieske (2Fe-2S) protein encodes MANFVKVAAVADVPAGTGKVIEAGGKQIAIFNAGANFYAIDNACKHRGGPLGEGELDGTTVVCPWHGWEYDVTTGANLDDPKIKVGCYPVKVEGDNVLVEV; translated from the coding sequence GTGGCAAATTTCGTGAAAGTCGCGGCGGTAGCCGATGTTCCCGCGGGCACCGGCAAGGTCATCGAAGCGGGCGGCAAGCAGATCGCGATCTTCAACGCGGGCGCCAATTTCTATGCGATCGACAACGCCTGTAAGCATCGCGGCGGCCCGCTCGGCGAAGGCGAGCTCGACGGCACGACGGTAGTCTGCCCATGGCACGGATGGGAGTACGACGTGACGACGGGCGCCAATCTCGACGATCCCAAGATCAAGGTCGGCTGCTATCCGGTGAAGGTCGAAGGCGACAACGTCCTGGTCGAAGTTTAA
- a CDS encoding glyoxalase superfamily protein gives MAVRFESIVPTFRIFSVEKAREFYLDFLGFKLDWEHRFDDNAPLLMRVSRDGMVFYLSEHHGDGSPGIHVTVYLTGLDDLHAELTAKKYRYYRPGIETMPWNVRTMGVIDPFGNRIFFSERINK, from the coding sequence GTGGCGGTACGATTCGAATCGATCGTTCCGACGTTTCGAATCTTCTCGGTCGAGAAAGCGCGCGAGTTCTACTTGGATTTCCTCGGCTTCAAGCTGGATTGGGAGCATCGTTTCGACGACAACGCTCCGCTTTTGATGCGAGTGTCGCGCGACGGCATGGTGTTCTACCTGAGCGAGCATCACGGCGACGGCTCCCCCGGCATCCATGTCACGGTTTACCTGACCGGCCTCGACGATCTGCACGCGGAACTGACGGCGAAGAAATATCGCTACTACCGCCCGGGCATCGAGACGATGCCCTGGAACGTGCGCACCATGGGCGTGATAGATCCGTTCGGCAATCGAATCTTCTTCTCAGAACGCATTAACAAGTAG
- the argJ gene encoding bifunctional glutamate N-acetyltransferase/amino-acid acetyltransferase ArgJ, translating to MQVKLEPAVVRGFRFAGVAAGIKKAEGALDLGLIAADEPAAAAAVFSANRVKSATIYVTADRVRSGRLQAVIVNSGCANSFTGKPGLKLAIDSCAAVAKLLGIKAELVVPNSTGVIGHLYDLGNYAAGAGAAVNQLREDGMADFARAIMTTDTRPKTASTTLRVGGETITIAGAVKGVGMLSPNMATMLGYIVTDAAIAPTALKRSLKAALPTSFNAITVDGDMSTNDTVILLASGAAKNRAFTPRDSAAFDKALTEVSQALARELVRDGEGATKLVSIEVRGAKSASDAQRAARQIANSPLVKTAFFGCDPNVGRILMAAGSSGAMVESEKLVLFIGGTKVASGGRLLTEALDEAGRAMKEAEFTVLLDLKLGKASAKILTCDLSYDYVKINAEYTT from the coding sequence ATGCAGGTAAAGCTCGAACCCGCGGTGGTGCGGGGATTCCGATTCGCCGGCGTCGCGGCAGGAATCAAGAAGGCAGAGGGAGCGCTCGACCTGGGACTTATCGCCGCCGACGAGCCGGCCGCGGCCGCGGCGGTATTCAGCGCAAATCGTGTCAAATCCGCCACGATATACGTTACCGCCGACCGTGTTCGCTCAGGCCGCCTGCAGGCGGTGATCGTGAACTCGGGATGCGCCAACAGCTTCACGGGCAAGCCGGGACTGAAGCTCGCCATCGATTCGTGCGCGGCAGTTGCCAAGCTGCTGGGAATCAAGGCGGAGCTGGTAGTGCCGAACTCAACCGGAGTCATCGGGCATCTTTACGATCTCGGCAATTATGCGGCGGGCGCCGGGGCGGCCGTGAATCAACTTCGCGAAGATGGGATGGCCGACTTCGCGCGCGCGATCATGACTACCGATACGCGGCCGAAGACCGCTTCGACGACGCTGAGAGTTGGCGGCGAGACGATAACGATCGCGGGAGCGGTGAAGGGCGTCGGCATGTTGTCGCCGAACATGGCGACGATGCTCGGCTATATCGTGACCGACGCGGCGATCGCGCCTACTGCGCTCAAGCGATCGCTCAAGGCTGCGCTGCCCACCAGCTTCAATGCGATCACGGTCGATGGCGACATGTCGACCAACGATACGGTGATCCTGCTCGCAAGCGGCGCCGCAAAGAACCGCGCGTTCACGCCGCGCGACTCCGCAGCGTTCGACAAGGCGCTGACCGAAGTTTCACAGGCTCTTGCACGCGAGCTGGTGCGCGACGGCGAAGGCGCTACCAAGCTCGTGAGCATCGAGGTGCGCGGCGCCAAGTCGGCCTCGGACGCGCAGCGCGCGGCGCGGCAGATCGCGAATTCACCGCTGGTCAAGACGGCGTTCTTTGGATGCGATCCCAATGTGGGCCGAATCCTGATGGCGGCGGGATCGTCGGGCGCGATGGTCGAATCGGAGAAGCTCGTGCTGTTCATCGGCGGGACCAAGGTCGCGTCGGGGGGGCGTCTGCTTACCGAAGCGCTCGACGAGGCGGGACGCGCGATGAAGGAAGCCGAGTTCACTGTGCTGCTCGATCTCAAGCTCGGCAAGGCCTCGGCCAAGATCCTCACCTGCGATCTGAGCTACGACTACGTAAAGATCAACGCCGAGTACACGACTTGA
- a CDS encoding YiiX/YebB-like N1pC/P60 family cysteine hydrolase, with translation MASGATRNPLKWITGKLTDAAIGLLTKPLKSYELHIANDIVALRRHVHPGDVILVEGNERISQCIKYLTQSSWSHSAIYIGDAYLRRHPEKKAELHKEFGEDAAHLLVEALVDQGVILAPMSKYRNFNLRVCRPFRLSSADGAEVIDEALRSVGDTYDVRNVVDLARYFLPVSLVPARLRRKALQFGSGEPTRVICSSLIAGCFARVRFPIIPKYEQTPEGEPIAVTKVRKLWPIGSKATQHQALGRLRMVSPTLVTPRDFDLSPYFEIIKFNIIESMRFDYRKIQWADDQPSAEVKKGA, from the coding sequence ATGGCGTCCGGCGCGACGAGAAATCCGCTAAAATGGATTACTGGCAAGCTCACCGATGCCGCCATCGGGCTCCTGACCAAACCGCTCAAAAGTTACGAACTCCACATTGCTAATGACATCGTCGCGTTGCGCCGCCATGTCCATCCCGGCGACGTTATTTTGGTCGAAGGCAACGAGCGCATCAGCCAATGCATCAAGTACCTGACACAGAGTTCGTGGTCGCATTCGGCGATTTATATCGGCGACGCATATCTCAGACGCCATCCTGAAAAGAAAGCCGAGCTGCACAAGGAATTTGGCGAGGACGCTGCTCATCTGCTGGTCGAGGCGCTGGTCGATCAGGGCGTGATCCTCGCGCCGATGAGCAAGTATCGCAACTTCAATCTGCGCGTATGCCGACCGTTCCGGCTCTCGAGCGCCGACGGGGCCGAAGTTATCGACGAAGCGCTGCGTAGCGTGGGCGATACCTATGATGTGCGCAACGTTGTCGACCTCGCGCGCTACTTCCTGCCGGTCAGCCTGGTGCCGGCGCGACTGCGCCGCAAAGCCCTGCAATTTGGCAGCGGCGAGCCGACGCGCGTGATATGCTCCAGCCTGATTGCGGGATGCTTTGCACGGGTGCGATTTCCGATTATCCCGAAGTACGAGCAAACACCCGAAGGCGAGCCGATCGCGGTCACCAAGGTGCGCAAGCTATGGCCGATTGGATCGAAGGCAACGCAGCATCAGGCGCTGGGGCGGCTCAGGATGGTTTCGCCGACCCTGGTGACGCCGCGTGACTTCGATCTTTCGCCGTACTTTGAGATTATCAAGTTCAACATAATCGAGAGCATGCGCTTCGATTATCGCAAGATACAGTGGGCTGATGACCAGCCGAGCGCCGAGGTGAAGAAAGGCGCCTGA